A genomic region of Sander lucioperca isolate FBNREF2018 chromosome 6, SLUC_FBN_1.2, whole genome shotgun sequence contains the following coding sequences:
- the rps10 gene encoding 40S ribosomal protein S10 isoform X2, producing the protein MHCVVCAYSRGVGSTLPSVKTTTTLCLCFSSQSLKSCGYVKEQFAWRHFYWYLTNEGIQYLRDFLHLPPEIVPATLRRQTRPETARPRPKGMEGERPARLNRGEADRDTYRRSAAPPGADKKAEAGAGAATEFQFRGGFGRGRGQQPQ; encoded by the exons ATGCACTGTGTAGTATGTGCTTACAGTAGAGGAGTTGGTAGTACTCTACCCAGTGTGAAAACTACCACTAcattatgtttgtgtttttcctccCAGTCCTTGAAGTCCTGTGGGTATGTCAAGGAGCAATTTGCCTGGCGTCATTTTTACTGGTACCTCACCAACGAAGGTATCCAGTACCTGAGAGACTTCCTCCACCTTCCCCCTGAGATTGTTCCCGCCACTCTGCGCCGCCAGACCCGCCCAGAGACCGCAAGGCCCAGGCCCAAGG GAATGGAAGGAGAGAGGCCCGCCCGCCTTAACCGTGGTGAGGCTGACAGAGATACATACAGACGATCTGCTGCACCCC CTGGTGCTGACAAGAAAGCAGAGGCTGGTGCTGGAGCTGCCACAGAATTCCAGTTT AGGGGTGGCTTCGGACGCGGCAGAGGACAGCAGCCTCAGTAA
- the rps10 gene encoding 40S ribosomal protein S10 isoform X1: protein MLMPKKNRIAIYELLFKEGVMVAKKDVHLPKHPELADKNVPNLHVMKAMQSLKSCGYVKEQFAWRHFYWYLTNEGIQYLRDFLHLPPEIVPATLRRQTRPETARPRPKGMEGERPARLNRGEADRDTYRRSAAPPGADKKAEAGAGAATEFQFRGGFGRGRGQQPQ, encoded by the exons ATGCTGATGCCCAAGAAGAATCGCATTGCTATCTATGAGCTCCTATTCAAGGAGGGAGTCATGGTGGCCAAGAAAGATGTCCATCTGCCCAAGCATCCGGAGCTTGCTGACAAGAATGTGCCCAACCTTCATGTGATGAAAGCGATGCAG TCCTTGAAGTCCTGTGGGTATGTCAAGGAGCAATTTGCCTGGCGTCATTTTTACTGGTACCTCACCAACGAAGGTATCCAGTACCTGAGAGACTTCCTCCACCTTCCCCCTGAGATTGTTCCCGCCACTCTGCGCCGCCAGACCCGCCCAGAGACCGCAAGGCCCAGGCCCAAGG GAATGGAAGGAGAGAGGCCCGCCCGCCTTAACCGTGGTGAGGCTGACAGAGATACATACAGACGATCTGCTGCACCCC CTGGTGCTGACAAGAAAGCAGAGGCTGGTGCTGGAGCTGCCACAGAATTCCAGTTT AGGGGTGGCTTCGGACGCGGCAGAGGACAGCAGCCTCAGTAA